The Prionailurus bengalensis isolate Pbe53 chromosome B1, Fcat_Pben_1.1_paternal_pri, whole genome shotgun sequence genomic interval TTATTCCTTAAGGAACGTGTAGGAATCTACAGACATTCCTTCAAGCTCATGATTTCCACACCGATCCCGTTTTCCAGAATATACTCCTAAGCAAAGGGGTTCCCTGGAGTCCAGGGGTCCCTGCGGAAaatgctggaggggaggagattttatacacacacacacacacacacacacacagacatatacccatatgcatatgcacatatgcatatatatacatatgtgtgcttTGCTGAAGTTCAAGACCAGTAGGAATTTGGTGTTTTCTTGCATTTACTCTTTCATTCCTGAATTTGGGTTTTGATATTGCGGGCATTTCTGGGCTCTATATTCTCCATCTTCTGGGACATTTCAGAACCCTCCCTTCAGAGTGCACGTATCCCCCAAGAGAACTGAGTACATATTCTGCGATTGTGCAGCAGGAGGGCCATGCTACCGCTTGGAAGATCCCTGAGGGATGTTCTCGCTTGGGGTTCGAGATCTCTTGGGTAGTGGATTCCACATCTATCCCAGTCGCTTCCCTCCCATATTTGTGTTGGCCTCCTCGTTGGGAGAGCGCGGACTGCAGGATCCTACAGTGCTCTAGGCCCCCTCCCCGCTCCAACGCTTCCCAAACCATCTTTCTAGTCGCTGGTCAGCAGAAGCAACCAAGGGTCCAGCTCCTGCTCACAGCGTTTACAGGAGGCCAAGAGGACAGACATGCGcaccctttcccctgctctccttcTCGGAGACCGGCTTGTTTCAAGCTTGCGGacattcttctttctcccttgtgTTTGTACTTAGCCGCCGGATCGACCCCTCTTACAACACTAACATAAACCCAGCCAGCCTCCGGGTTCAGCCGGTACAGGCCCCACTCGCTGGCGAAGTGGAGTCATTAAAGAAGTCATCTAGGCAATTCAAGCAAACACATTTCAGACAGGTTTTTGGCCTGAAACACACACGTAATTCCCTCCATACCCGCCACCTCCCGCCCGCGTCCCGGGCCTTTTGCGAGTATAGAATAGGCTTCTTGTGGCTACATTTGAGTACCCCGACATTTGATATATTTGGGGAAGAAGAGTTACCATTCATTCCCGACTGCTGGATTTCAGTACATTTAGCTGAGATTTCATTTGCATTCCTTCTGCGAGTTACCCTGAATTTAGTGGCTATTCCTTTAACTTAAAGCAGAAGTATCAAAATGCGCTAGGCGTTTCTGAGTCAAGGGTTAGACAGAGGGATAGGGTGGTCAAGAGGATCGCGCAGGCTTCGTAACAGTAGCAGCAGGCGAACAACAGTAACTTGAAAACAGGTCCATTTGTTCAGGGGCTCAAGAAAGTCAAGGGAGGCGCGTCGCCTTCCTCATCCCTACCATTTTAGCTCTTTTTGCAACCTCAGAATATGCCAACACGCTTcactctttcattaatttttcaattaaaatgcaAATCGTTCGCTTTCAaacacagcaccccccccccccccccgcaatatATGTACTGTGCAGAGATGCGAGGGGACCACCACGTGTTACACGTTCTATTCCTAGCATCTACTCCTAGCTGGACTTGGAAATGTCTGACTTTACTAGGTCGTGGGCAGAAAGGCGTGCTGGTCCTGGGGGTCCCCTGAGGGAAAGTCCTGACTCTCTAGGGCGTTTGTAAGCTGCGTGTAAGACCGCGCGAATCAGAAACTGGCCTCCCTGGTCAGTGTCAGGATCCGCTCTTCCAACATTCAGCCCCCAAGGTGGTAATGCTCCTGCAGGGGCAGGGCCATCTCTCCCTACGAGTGACAGAAGCAGACCACCCCCCTCTGAAGACGCCTCTGGCTCTCTCCACTCCCAGCTGGAGACAGACGGAGCAGATCGATGACGACCAGCACCAGGCTGGAGGCACCCGCTTTCCTTCAGCGCAGCGCAGCGTGCGCCTGGAATATGAGCGGCCCCACGCGGGATTCAGGCGCCCAGGGttcacccccccgccccccggggatCGAGGTACACAGACCCCAGAGTTTGTTTATTGTAACAGTTAAGAAAAAATGTCGCTATTTTAATTCCTCAATGTGAATGATAAGTAAAAGCAGACGGTGGAGACGCCTTGCACCCAGCTTTGCAACTATTTACCAAAGTCAGTTGACCCGAGTTGGTTGAGttgaatcaatctctctctctctctctctctctctctctctctctctctctctctgtattctgTTTCTTTACTTCACCCCTCCCCATATCAGATACtacaagtaaaaaagaaaaatatccaattCTTTCGCAGGTCAcaatatttacatgaaataaaGGGGAGGTCTCTTTTGGATATTGAAATATTTGGGGATCAccagcctccttccccctccattCCTACCTAGTTCTTGAGAATGCGGTGTCCTGGTGGAATATGAGGAGATCGCTGGTGGCCCAGTAGCCGGGTCCAGGAGGGAGATTGTGTGTCACCGCCAATTGGGATCTCTCGAAGCAAGAAAAAGTTTCGTTTGTAACGAAGCAAGAGGCGGAGGGGCCCCAGCAGCTAAGCCACAGGGGCCGGGGCTACCTCATCCTTCTGTCGCAGTCTTCTGGCCAAAACGGCAGGGTGTTGGGGTTTAGACCCACGGCCCAGCAGAACATCCCCGCAAGAAAATGCAGGCGGTCCGTGCAGGAACTCTCTTCTTGCCCGACTCAGCATAATCCATGCGGAGGAAAGAATTCATCTTCCCGCAGGTCAGATTCTTAATGTCTGTGAAGTGATGGATTTAGCTCAGTCTTGAAGTTGATGCAGAAGggtggagaggaaagagggaaccAAGTAAGAACAAAATTACTTTGAtttcagaaatgaataataaaagtgGCAAAGggtaaacaaaaacatttttaaaagacaacttaaaaaactaaaaaaaaaaaaaatctcccaaaaccaaaaccaaaaaacctcaaGCTCAAGCTGCCACTCTTAAAAAAGCAAAGTGTTAGAAATGAGGGTTATCAAAATGGAATAAGCCCTCCTGGGTTTTGGGGCTTTGACCCATATGAGTGCTTTGGCACTCACAGCCAAACTCCACCCATGAGTCATGCCACTCAAATTTTATTCTTgagatatttatttctattttctaagaaTTGGGTTTGGACTTGATGATCTCATCCAAATTGCTCTAATGACCACCCCTCAATGGTGTGTTACTTCAACGTCCTGAAATCTCAGAATGTGCGGGGGTCTTCCTCCTTCTCACTTGTACAGCTCAACCCTGCCGGCAATTTCAAGATCATTTTACTAGGGACCGGGGATGGAAGATAGAGAGGGAATAAAGGAAACCACTCTCCAACTCCTAAATCTTAGACGTCCGATCACCACAGCCTGGAAGCCTGGACATCTCCATCTCTCAAAGCAACCCTGGAGTTGAGGGCAAGGGGCTACAGGTTCAGAGATGGTTTTCGAAAACTTACAGTCTCCAGGGGGTACCTACATGCTTCTGTATATAGACTCCAATTTTGGAGATTCTGCTCCCGTGTAAATTCAgaacaaataacaacaataatcaaaagaaggaaaacttaaaaaaaaaaaaaagagctcactCCTCTCAGGTCTAAACATCATACGAGAAACAAACATTCCTATTAAACTGATTCCGTTCTCTGTGTGTTAAGTAAATCTATAAATTATAACATTGCGAAGGGACctaggaatgaaaagaaaagtaaccgagaaagaacagagagggaaagagggaggtggCAAAAATGGACGAGGACGATCCTTCGGCCTACTAGGGGATTAAGGACATCTATAGGCTTAAGGAGCAACAAATTAATTTACACAATTCTGAGAGAGCCCAGATGGCCTTTAATTAATCCCTTCAAAAGAAGGAGCTAGGCCAGGGCCGCGCCGGCTGCCCGCTccattagctccattttacaagGGACCAGACTGTTCGAGGTGAGGCGTCGCGAGCTCGTAGGGGAAAGCGGGGTGGGTAGGGTGACGCGGGCAGGCGAGGGGGGAGGCGAGGGAAGAATATGAACTGCTTTTCCATAAAAGGTCTGGGTTTTCAttattcttctctttaaaaagtaatacccTCTTCGTCTCTGCTCCCCCCGccacttttccattttatttaacaCAATTAATTGAGGCGTCCCCTGGCCCCAAGGCGGAACCGCACCACtcgccaggccccgccccctggccCCACCCACAGAAGGGACGGAGACGGGAGGAGGCGGGAACCAAGAGGGCGCGGCACTACGGCTCGTCCTCTTCAGCCAATCAGAGAGCGCGGCGCTCCGGGGTGGGCGCGCCCAGGAGGCGACGCGAGGTCCCAGGCTGCGCGCAATTGGAGACGGTGGTTACGCCCCCGGCCTGCACCCAGCTCCTCGGCCCCGCCCCTCACGGCCGCCTCCGTGTGACGTCCCTCAAAGTTCTCATTTTGGACCCCCACTTCCCCCTCCTTTTTGTCCCCCAGCTAAAGAAGGGTAGGGAGTGATGCAAATGTTTTATTACCTTTGAGAGCTTCATCTGAACTGTCAGGCccggagggagagaggagagaggagggaacagagagagggagtggaagCGCTGGAGAGGGTCAGCTTGGCCAGAGGACAGGGCTTAGAAGAACGAAGCCTGTAAAGCCGCGAAGAAATGCGAGAGAGGAGAGGCAAAGGCGGAGAGTGAGAAGAAGagagggtgctgggggggggtggggcgggggtcgCCAGGCCCGTTTGCAGAAGTGGACAGACCAGCGGAGCCGTAACCGAAGCCGTCAGACTTTTCGCACttagtcttttcttttctgttcttttctccccgcttttcttttcaatattgtaACTCTACTGCCCAGTGGCCCAGAGGAGAAGGCGGGTTGGCGCGCCGAATCCGGGAGCGGCGGGGATTAGTGGCACTGCCCTTTCTGGCACACCGGCCCGGGGCAGAACCGGCGGAGGAAGTCCGCGCAGAGGCGAGATCCTCCCGCGGGCTGGATGCGCTCTCTCCCGGCGCGCAGCGAGCGCCAAGTGCGAATCAGCTTCGCCGCGAAAGAGCAGGGCAGCCAAGTAAGATTAGAGGAGCGCGTCCGGCGGAACCTGGAGTCCTTTGAACCTCCCCAAAGAAAGCGATCCAGTCCCCACACTCCAACATCAAAGCGGAGATTCGGTGACTCTTAACTTTGTTGCAAACTCTGGGGCCggcctgggttttgttttgcttatttctcTGGGGGGAGAAGATGAGAAGTAGTGCACATTGAGAGGCAAGGaaaagtggggaagagagaagagaccaAGATTGCATCCAGGAACTCCAGGAGCGAAAGGACATCCAAACGCGCCCGGACGCCCCCTGATCTCCGCGAGCCACCGCCTCTCCAGTGGCGTGTTTGGAGATTTCTGCTGCGCAGCTTCGAGAGCAACTCTCGGCGGCGGCGTTCTCGGCCCAGTTGGCAGGTCGCCTCCGGGAGCGCGGAGCAACTCCACGCTCGCGCCCTCGGCACTTCTCACTCTCCTGAGCCCCGCCGGGACGCCGGCCGGCGCCCTCGCTGTGTGGCTGCCGGCTCCGGCCTGGCCGTGGGATGTTAGCGGTGGGGGCGATGGAGGGCACCCGGCAGAGCGCGTTCCTGCTCAGCAGCCCGCCCCTGGCTGCCCTGCACAGCATGGCCGAAATGAAGACCCCGCTGTACCCCGCGGCGTACCCCCCGCTGCCCGCCGGCCccccctcctcctcgtcctcctcgtcTTCTTCGTCGTCGCCCTCCCCGCCTTTGGGCGCTCACAACCCAGGCAGCCTGAAGCCCCCGACCGCGGGGGGGCTCTCGTCCCTGGGCAGCCCCCCACAGCAGCTCTCAGCCGCCACCCCACACGGCATCAACGACATCCTGAGCCGGCCCTCCATGCCGGTGGCCTCAGGGGccgccctgccctctgcctcgcCCTCggggtcctcctcctcctcttcctcgtcCACCTCCGCTTCTTCCGCTTCGGCGGCTGCCGCGGCTGCCGCGGCTGCAGCAGCCGCTGCCTCATCCCCAGCGGGGCTGCTGGCCGGCCTGCCCCGCTTCAGCAGCCTGAgtccgccgccgccaccgcccggGCTCTACTTCAGCCCCAGCGCTGCGGCCGTGGCCGCCGTAGGTCGGTACCCCAAGCCGCTGGCCGAGCTGCCCGGCCGGACGCCCATCTTCTGGCCAGGAGTTATGCAGAGCCCACCCTGGAGGGACGCGCGCCTGGCCTGCACCCCTCGTAAGTACGATCCCCTGAGTCCAGCTGTGCGTGTTCTGCTCGCTCTTGGGTCCTGGCCCCTGGTGTGCATGGGGATCGGTGCACTCTCTTGGCTCCCTAGTAGTTTGGCAGCCCCAGAATCGCACGATTTAGGCTGGGTCAGGGCATTCGTTGAGGGATTCTGGCTTTCCTGAGCTCGCGTGGTTGCGTCCAAGCGCCCCCCTCTCTCCAAGTGTCCAGCAAGCCTC includes:
- the NKX6-1 gene encoding homeobox protein Nkx-6.1 → MLAVGAMEGTRQSAFLLSSPPLAALHSMAEMKTPLYPAAYPPLPAGPPSSSSSSSSSSSPSPPLGAHNPGSLKPPTAGGLSSLGSPPQQLSAATPHGINDILSRPSMPVASGAALPSASPSGSSSSSSSSTSASSASAAAAAAAAAAAAASSPAGLLAGLPRFSSLSPPPPPPGLYFSPSAAAVAAVGRYPKPLAELPGRTPIFWPGVMQSPPWRDARLACTPHQGSILLDKDGKRKHTRPTFSGQQIFALEKTFEQTKYLAGPERARLAYSLGMTESQVKVWFQNRRTKWRKKHAAEMATAKKKQDSETERLKGASENEEEDDDYNKPLDPNSDDEKITQLLKKHKSSSGGGGGLLLHASETEGSS